A region from the Gavia stellata isolate bGavSte3 chromosome 2, bGavSte3.hap2, whole genome shotgun sequence genome encodes:
- the TAGAP gene encoding T-cell activation Rho GTPase-activating protein, which produces MKVLSSCNNSKTLNAGNMEGLIECQSEADAKKCPPLVPAETEDGLCHSTADATKKRKKVISQSFTLRRSSTNGNSPGQLNSGAKIALFGQPLAIICGEDDTLPELVQDLLAILYKKGPSTEGIFRKAANEKARKELKEDLNNGRNVDLKSKSVHLLAVVLKDFLRNIPSKLLSSDLYEKWMQALEKPSKEEKIEELKEVADKLPKPNLVLLKHLLSLLHHISQNAETNRMDSSNLAICIGPNMLSPETDNTLPLEVQKEMNDKVTVLVEFLISNCSEIFGEDIALPVCASAEESPEHTDSSTEHLCAAHQNDSAYDSPDPEAEGSPHTSQMEQPKGRSSSVSRRYPTCISAPLLTNFRNDISTMDRRYSEPDLSFQNRLEGRIRKQKLNKSEDNFPVQQKQLGLEALEKRLAILPSQLSTDSLPKTSSSCSLESSDGSVFTSSPVVSPSSPKKNFLNRPQSFSTKATEDCSTPSRDIKKHSMSSSFANRRKTLIKTQSWGPGKNMGFQRDSFTKKEDQFSCRVVQENSPDHDKPLPVAYQQRPRFRSADEVFREVDQRNPGRPPSYEEATKNCLATKVPSHSLTVQTMRLKVSNQDALPPHPCSSCAQDTAYTALRDLPSGRVSAVKDSDVETETLSITVGINSRVSLPVTPGVYRLRAMSESCQKNKLEYVARRCSQPVFEVDQIQYAKESYV; this is translated from the exons ATGAAAGTGTTAAGCAGCTGTAATAAT TCAAAGACACTAAATGCCGGGAATATGGAGGGTCTGATTGAGTGCCAGTCAGAG GCTGATGCCAAGAAATGCCCCCCGCTGGTCCCAGCAGAGACTGAAGACGGACTTTGCCACTCGACTG CAGAtgcaacaaagaaaagaaagaaggtgaTATCGCAGTCATTTACTCTGAGACGAAGCTCTACCAACGGGAATTCCCCAGGGCAGCTAAACTCGGGTGCCAAAATCGCTCTGTTTGGCCAGCCTCTGGCAATTATCTGTGGGGAAGATGACACACTGCCCGAACTGGTCCAG gaTCTCCTAGCTATATTGTATAAGAAAGGACCTTCTACTGAAGGGATATTCAGAAAAGCTGCCAATGAGAAAGCACGAAAGGAGTTGAAGGAGGACCTAAACAATGGCAGGAATGTTGACTTGAAAAGCAAATCTGTGCACCTGCTGGCAGTGGTCTTGAAG gacttcctccgaAATATTCCCTCCAAACTCCTGTCATCTGACCTCTATGAGAAGTGGATGCAAGCTCTGGAGAAGCcaagcaaggaggaaaaaattgaaGAATTGAAAGA GGTGGCTGACAAACTGCCTAAACCAAACCTCGTCTTGCTCAAGCACTTGCTGTCTCTGCTCCACCACATCAGCCAAAACGCCGAGACCAACAGGATGGACTCCAGCAATCTGGCCATCTGCATTGGCCCAAATATGCTGAGCCCAGAGACGGACAACACGCTCCCGCTGGAAGTGCAGAAGGAGATGAATGACAAG GTGACAGTATTGGTGGAGTTCCTCATCAGCAACTGCTCAGAAATATTTGGGGAGGACATTGCTTTGCCTGTCTGTGCCTCAGCTGAGGAGTCACCGGAGCACACAGACAGTTCCACAG AACACCTATGTGCTGCTCATCAGAATGACTCTGCCTATGACAGCCCAGATCCTGAAGCGGAAGGTAGCCCCCATACCTCTCAGATGGAGCAGCCCAAAGGGAGGAGCTCTAGTGTGAGCAGAAGATATCCAACATGCATCTCTGCCCCTTTACTGACCAATTTCAGAAATGACATCAGCACGATGGACAGGAGGTACTCAGAACCAGACTTGTCCTTCCAGAACCGCCTTGAAGGCAGGATAAGGAAACAGAAGCTAAACAAAAGTGAGGACAATtttccagttcagcagaaacagCTAGGGCTGGAGGCACTGGAGAAACGGCTTGCAATCTTACCTTCACAATTATCAACTGACTCTCTACCCAAAACATCCTCCAGTTGCTCCCTGGAAAGCTCTGATGGCTCCGTCTTCACCAGCTCCCCAGTAGTTTCACCCTCTAGTCccaaaaaaaactttttaaataggCCCCAGTCCTTTTCCACCAAGGCCACTGAAGACTGCAGTACACCTAGCAGAGATATCAAAAAGCATTCCATGTCGTCCTCTTTTGCAAACCGCAGGAAAACACTAATAAAAACACAGAGCTGGGGGCCTGGAAAAAACATGGGTTTTCAGAGAGACAGTTTCACAAAGAAAGAAGATCAGTTCTCCTGCAGAGTTGTCCAGGAGAACAGCCCTGATCATGACAAACCATTGCCTGTGGCGTATCAGCAAAGGCCCCGTTTCAGGtcagctgatgaagtgttcagAGAGGTAGACCAGAGGAATCCTGGAAGACCACCCTCTTACGAAGAGGCTACTAAAAACTGCCTGGCCACTAAAGTTCCCTCTCACAGTCTCACGGTTCAAACTATGAGATTAAAGGTATCAAACCAGGATGCTTTGCCACCTCATCCATGCAGCAGCTGTGCACAGGACACAGCATATACAGCTCTAAGGGATCTACCCAGTGGCAGAGTTTCTGCAGTGAAGGATTCTGACGTGGAAACTGAAACCCTCAGCATCACTGTAGGAATAAACTCCCGTGTGAGTTTACCTGTGACCCCGGGAGTCTACCGATTGAGAGCCATGTCTGAATCCTGTCAAAAGAACAAACTTGAGTATGTGGCTCGGAGGTGCAGCCAGCCAGTTTTCGAGGTAGACCAGATCCAGTATGCTAAGGAATCCTATGTTTAA